The Nocardioides sp. S5 genome includes a window with the following:
- a CDS encoding response regulator transcription factor, which yields MGVAAQVLVVDDDDVVRSSYRSIIDHLDGFEVCGEAATGLAGVERYGELRPDLVLMDIQMPRMSGIEATAEICRRWPGACIVVITTFGTADHVVAALRAGASGYLLKDATSDLLRTGMRQALDGEMPLSGPVRRELVASMVAEGAPPLARSVPDLTPRELELLQWLAHGLTNQQIAERMYLSAGSVKQYMSNVGAKLGARSRTQILITAVRLRLVDPDAAGG from the coding sequence GTGGGGGTCGCAGCGCAGGTGCTCGTCGTCGACGACGACGACGTGGTGCGGAGCTCCTACCGCTCGATCATCGACCACCTCGACGGCTTCGAGGTCTGCGGCGAGGCAGCGACGGGGCTCGCGGGCGTGGAGCGCTACGGCGAGCTCCGTCCCGACCTGGTCCTCATGGACATCCAGATGCCCCGGATGTCGGGCATCGAGGCCACCGCGGAGATCTGTCGGCGGTGGCCCGGGGCCTGCATCGTGGTCATCACGACCTTCGGCACCGCCGACCACGTGGTCGCCGCCCTGCGCGCAGGTGCTTCGGGCTACCTGCTCAAGGACGCGACCAGCGACCTGCTGCGCACCGGGATGCGGCAGGCCCTCGACGGTGAGATGCCGCTGTCCGGGCCCGTCCGGCGCGAGCTGGTGGCGTCGATGGTCGCCGAGGGAGCGCCACCTCTCGCGCGCAGCGTGCCCGACCTGACCCCGCGCGAGCTCGAGCTGCTCCAGTGGCTGGCCCACGGCCTCACCAACCAGCAGATCGCCGAGCGGATGTACCTCTCCGCGGGCTCGGTCAAGCAGTACATGTCCAACGTCGGCGCGAAGCTCGGGGCCCGGTCGCGGACCCAGATCCTCATCACCGCCGTACGTCTCCGCCTGGTCGACCCGGACGCCGCGGGCGGCTGA
- the ggt gene encoding gamma-glutamyltransferase, with the protein MPHLARRVSATVSASGLAVAAVLVGSPAPAEPAAQQSAVSERPTVKDPFAVGTGGAISTVDPEASAAGLKVLKAGGNAVDAAVAAAATLGVTEPYSAGIGGGGYFVYYNAKSGKVRTLDGRETAPMRMPDDAFIDPATGKPYNFTPELVTSGASVGTPGTLATWDKALANWGTLSLADALAPATKVARRGFRVDETFRQQTLDNEVRFAAFKDTKKLFLPKGDAPAVGTVFRNPDLAETYDLIARRGTKAFYRGKLARIMSDVVRKPRTTRNTDLPVPPGWLTPRDLRDYRVRSQRATRTTYRGHDVYGMAPSSSGGTTVGEALNILERYDLSAMTPQQALHHYLEASALAFADRGKYLGDPAFVDVPVKRLLDDTYAAERACALDPARAATKPVAAGDVTAYDGVCGPATTKGTTDADTENISTTNLTVADRWGNVVEYTLTIEQTGGSGMVVPGHGFLLNNELTDFSTVYAAGDPNRIQPGKRPRSSMSPTIVLKDGKPFLALGSPGGSTIITTVLQVLVNRIDLGMTIEEAIAAPRAAQRNTASVTAEPAFIAAYGPALTALGHTLVPAGDAFTSAAEIGAATAIELGPRKRMTAVAEPSRRGKGSAKVVDPR; encoded by the coding sequence ATGCCCCACCTCGCCCGCCGCGTGAGCGCCACCGTCTCGGCCAGCGGACTCGCCGTCGCTGCCGTCCTCGTCGGGTCGCCGGCACCGGCCGAGCCCGCGGCCCAGCAGTCCGCCGTCTCGGAGCGCCCCACCGTCAAGGACCCGTTCGCGGTCGGCACGGGAGGCGCGATCAGCACCGTCGACCCCGAGGCCAGCGCTGCGGGGCTCAAGGTGCTCAAGGCCGGCGGCAACGCGGTCGACGCCGCCGTCGCGGCCGCCGCGACCCTCGGCGTCACCGAGCCCTACAGCGCGGGCATCGGCGGTGGCGGCTACTTCGTCTACTACAACGCGAAGTCCGGCAAGGTCCGCACCCTCGACGGCCGCGAGACCGCCCCGATGCGGATGCCCGACGACGCCTTCATCGACCCGGCGACGGGCAAGCCCTACAACTTCACCCCCGAGCTGGTCACCAGCGGCGCGAGCGTCGGCACGCCCGGCACGCTCGCCACGTGGGACAAGGCGCTGGCCAACTGGGGCACGCTCTCCCTGGCCGACGCCCTGGCCCCGGCCACGAAGGTCGCGCGCCGCGGTTTCCGGGTCGACGAGACCTTCCGCCAGCAGACCCTCGACAACGAGGTGCGGTTCGCAGCGTTCAAGGACACCAAGAAGCTGTTCCTGCCGAAGGGCGACGCCCCGGCGGTCGGGACGGTCTTCCGCAACCCCGACCTCGCCGAGACCTACGACCTGATCGCCAGGCGCGGCACCAAGGCGTTCTACCGCGGCAAGCTCGCCCGCATCATGTCCGACGTGGTGCGCAAGCCGCGCACCACGAGGAACACCGACCTCCCGGTGCCGCCCGGCTGGCTGACCCCCCGCGACCTGCGCGACTACCGCGTCCGCTCGCAGCGGGCCACCCGCACGACCTACCGCGGCCACGACGTCTACGGCATGGCGCCGTCGTCGTCGGGAGGCACCACCGTCGGCGAGGCCCTCAACATCCTCGAGCGCTACGACCTCTCCGCCATGACGCCCCAGCAGGCGCTGCACCACTACCTCGAGGCCAGCGCGCTGGCGTTCGCCGACCGCGGGAAGTACCTCGGCGACCCGGCCTTCGTCGACGTGCCGGTCAAGCGCCTGCTCGACGACACCTACGCCGCCGAGCGCGCCTGTGCCCTCGACCCGGCCAGGGCGGCCACCAAGCCGGTCGCGGCGGGCGACGTGACGGCGTACGACGGGGTGTGCGGACCGGCGACCACGAAGGGCACCACCGACGCCGACACCGAGAACATCTCCACCACCAACCTCACCGTCGCCGACCGGTGGGGCAACGTCGTGGAGTACACCCTCACCATCGAGCAGACCGGCGGCTCCGGCATGGTCGTGCCCGGTCACGGCTTCCTGCTCAACAACGAGCTGACCGACTTCTCGACCGTGTACGCCGCCGGCGACCCGAACCGGATCCAGCCGGGCAAGCGCCCGCGCAGCTCCATGTCGCCGACGATCGTGCTCAAGGACGGCAAGCCCTTCCTGGCGCTCGGCTCGCCCGGCGGATCGACGATCATCACCACGGTCCTGCAGGTGCTCGTGAACCGGATCGACCTCGGCATGACGATCGAGGAGGCGATCGCGGCTCCGCGCGCTGCGCAGCGCAACACCGCGAGCGTGACCGCCGAGCCGGCGTTCATCGCGGCCTACGGTCCGGCGCTCACCGCCCTCGGGCACACGCTGGTCCCGGCGGGCGACGCGTTCACCAGTGCGGCGGAGATCGGTGCGGCCACGGCGATCGAGCTCGGTCCCCGCAAGCGGATGACCGCAGTGGCCGAGCCCAGCCGTCGCGGCAAGGGGTCCGCCAAGGTGGTCGACCCCCGCTGA
- a CDS encoding dihydrofolate reductase family protein yields MATIYYTGCTLDGFIATDDHSLDWLMSRDIDPDGPMGYPGFRERLGACVMGATTWQWILDHDDDPWGPLPTWVMTHRTFPEAPDSVRFARDDVRRVHAAMTEAADGKDLWVVGGGDLVGQLHDAGLLDEVWLQYAPVTVGSGAPVLPRHVELRLEEVARNRDFMCGRYEVVR; encoded by the coding sequence ACTACACCGGCTGCACCCTCGACGGCTTCATCGCGACCGACGACCACTCGCTCGACTGGCTGATGTCGCGCGACATCGACCCCGACGGGCCGATGGGCTACCCCGGCTTCCGCGAGCGCCTCGGTGCCTGCGTCATGGGCGCCACGACCTGGCAGTGGATCCTCGACCACGACGACGACCCGTGGGGGCCGCTGCCGACGTGGGTGATGACGCACCGCACCTTCCCGGAGGCTCCGGACAGCGTGCGCTTCGCCCGCGACGACGTACGCCGTGTGCACGCCGCGATGACCGAGGCGGCCGACGGCAAGGACCTGTGGGTCGTGGGCGGGGGAGACCTCGTCGGCCAGCTCCACGACGCCGGGCTCCTCGACGAGGTGTGGCTGCAGTACGCCCCGGTGACCGTGGGCAGCGGCGCGCCCGTCCTGCCGCGCCACGTCGAGCTGCGGCTCGAGGAGGTCGCGCGCAACCGGGACTTCATGTGCGGGCGCTACGAGGTGGTGCGCTGA